One Meles meles chromosome 11, mMelMel3.1 paternal haplotype, whole genome shotgun sequence DNA segment encodes these proteins:
- the PRRC2B gene encoding protein PRRC2B isoform X5, whose translation MSDRLGQITKGKDGKSKYSTLSLFDKYKGKSVDAVRSSVIPRHGLQSLGKVAAARRMPPPANLPSLKSENRGNDPNIVIVPKDGTGWANKQDQQDPKSSSATGSPPPESLPQPGLQRPVSSLQKPTQSSSQENTDSVPGGPKSWAQLNGKPAGHEGGLRGSSRLLSFSPEEFPTLKAAGGQDKAGKERGVFDLSYGPGPSLRPQNVTSWREGGGRNIISATSLSASPTELGSRNSSAGDGAPSSACTSDSKDPCLRPAQPVRKGASQFVGNVYHPPTYHDMLPAFMCSPQSSENQGTVERGSFPLPQLRLEPRVPFRQFQMNDQDGKESRLGTARPIRPLRQLVGRAPRPTIINAENLKGLDDLDADADDGWAGLHEEVDYSEKLKFSDDEEEEDVGKDGRPKWSSWDPRRQRQLSMSSADSADAKRPPEEGKDWGEAVSVTRVVRKVPEPQPPSRKLHSWASGPDYQKSSLGSMFRQQSLEDKEEKPAPRQKFVQSEMSEAVERARKRREEEERRAREERLAACAAKLKQLDQKCKQAQKAGEAQKQAEKEVPRSPGTEKPPPQENGPAVRKGSPEFSAQGAPSTFSEEAPTAPPAVAQSSSSEEGAREAGSPAQEFSKYQKSLPPRFQRQQQQEQLYKMQHWQPVYPPPAPPQRTFYPHHPQMLGFDPRWMMMPSYMDPRIPPTRAPVDFYPSALHPSGLMKPMMPQDALGGTGCRSEDQSCVPPLQERKVAALDPAPVWSPEGYMALQSKGYSLPQPKSNDTLAMDMHVRNESSYSASPGRSGGVGAQRDLLEERGEEFLSAFDKKAQADFDSCVSSQRIGQELLFPPQDHVQEAGAPGGHTPDLRCSPLEPDFAPAEKKPEYSNWDVSHPPEATDTANSIEKGAPREEPSFNVSSWEKEGSPNNQPPLQPEWTPEPRGPSGQHPEQTGRTRRSGPIKKPVLKALKVEDKEKELEKVKQELGEEGARVAKEKGPVRSADKDEDEENDPALANSSPSPLEDQGPARTGLGREASRCEEDEKPDRAWESRPPRESSDTPPTKRNNWIFIDEEQAFGGRGQARGRGRGFREFTFRGRPVGGGPGLCSGGVLGVRGIYGGGPRSGRGRGLRDLGQPEEFPRAKPRRRIASETHSEGSEYEELPKRRRQRGSENGNEASLLEREGGALRKGDFRDSWRSSKVCSEDHSSLEAKSRGPRAFGRALPPRLSSCGYGRRTFVSTEAARWQSKSPGASWQEYSSPDACGSRRPADRDCVPDAYRHADSFGARAFEDSRLEDKRPFFPDDHTADPEGTENRPFRRRRPPRQDKPPRFRRLRQERESLGLWGPEEEPHLLAGPWPGRPKLCPGDKSGSPELSYQNSSDHANEEWETASESSDFSERRERREGPGAEPDPQADGSLPGAAVGEKKELAKRSFSSQRPLADRQSRKLEPGGFGEKAVRPGGDPSPRYESQQNGTPLKAKRSPDEALPGGLGGGGGGSGHYALERPAHATSDAPDAPCEKAEKEAKLAVQRAGEQGETMKQFDLNYGNSIIENCGSSPGEESEVGPMTGEGFIEVLTKKQRRLLEEERRRKEQAVQMPVKGRGLSSRIPPRFAKKQNNLCLEQSDVSVPGSSLGTEIWESSSQALPVQTPTNDSWTKAATAFSSAEPGSTEQGFKSSQGDSGVDLSAESRESSATSSQRSSPYGTLKPEDMSGPGLEPKADGHKEQAQKQSEPKDAEQGSGQSKEHRPGPIGNERSLKNRKGSEGADRLQGAVVPPVNGVEIHVDSVLPVPPIEFGVNPKDSDFSLPPGSASGPAGNPVVKLQDALASNAGLAPSIPILRRDHHIQRAIGLSQMSFPTADLTLKMESARKAWENSPSLPEQSSPSGTGSGIQPPSSVGASNGVSYSSFGGVSMPPMPVASVAPSASLPGSHLPPLYLDGHMFASQPRLVPQTIPQQQSYQQAAAAPQIPLSLHTSLQAPAQLGLRGGLPASQAQEIFSSLQPFRSQVYMHPSLSPPSTMILSGGTALKPPYSAFPGMQPLEMVKPQSGSPYQPMSGNQALVYEGQLGQAAGLGASQLLDSQLPQQLTMPLPGSQLPLPRYGSGQQPLILPQSIQLPQGQSLSVGAPRRILPPGSQPSVLNTSRESSQMELKGFHFADSKQNVPSGGSVPSPQTYRPNNEWMKNPAWEA comes from the exons GTTTAAGGGGCTCAAGCCGACTGTTATCCTTCTCTCCCGAGGAGTTTCCGACGCTGAAAGCAGCTGGAGGGCAGGACAAGGCTGGCAAGGAAAGGGGCGTCTTCGATCTGTCGTATGGGCCAGGACCAAGCCTCCGCCCTCAGA ATGTGACAAGCTGGAGGGAGGGCGGTGGGCGAAACATAATTTCTGCCACGTCTCTGAGCGCCTCCCCAACTGAGCTGGGCAGCAGGAACTCGAGTGCGGGAGACGGAGCCCCCTCCTCGGCATGCACCAGCGATTCTAAGGACCCCTGTCTCCGCCCGGCTCAGCCTGTCCGCAAAGGGGCTTCACAGTTCGTGGGAAACGTATACCACCCACCTACATACCATGACATGCTTCCTGCTTTT ATGTGTTCACCGCAGTCATCAGAGAACCAGGGTACAGTGGAACGAGGatcttttccccttccccagctccgTCTTGAACCCCGTGTTCCTTTTAGACAGTTCCAGATGAATGACCAAGATGG gaaggaaagcaggctgggCACAGCTCGCCCCATCCGCCCGCTGAGGCAGCTGGTAGGCCGGGCACCGCGGCCCACCATCATCAACGCTGAAAACCTGAAGGGCCTGGATGACCTGGACGCTGACGCCGACGACGGCTGGGCAG GCCTGCACGAGGAAGTGGACTACTCCGAGAAGCTGAAGTTCAGTGATGACGAAGAGGAGGAGGACGTTGGGAAGGACGGCAGGCCCAAGTG GAGCAGTTGGGACCCCAGACGGCAGCGGCAGTTGTCCATGAGCTCCGCGGACAGTGCTGATGCCAAGCGTCCCCCGGAGGAAGGAAAAGACTGGGGCGAAGCAGTGAGCGTGACCCGTGTCGTCCGGAAAGTGCCAGAACCTCAGCCACCTTCCAGGAAACTTCACAGCTGGGCGTCCGGCCCTGACTACCAG AAGTCCTCGCTGGGCAGCATGTTTCGACAACAGTCTCTTGAGGACAAAGAGGAGAAGCCAGCCCCACGGCAGAAGTTTGTGCAGTCGGAGATGTCCGAGGCTGTGGAGCGAGCCCGAAAGCgccgggaggaggaggagcgccGAGCCCGGGAAGAGAGGCTGGCTGCCTGTGCCGCCAAGCTGAAGCAGCTGGACCAGAAGTGCAAGCAGGCTCAGAAGGCGGGCGAGgcccagaagcaggcagagaaggaggtgCCCCGATCTCCAGGCACTGAGAAGCCGCCCCCACAGGAGAATGGCCCTGCTGTGCGCAAAG GCTCTCCTGAGTTCTCTGCCCAGGGAGCCCCCAGCACGTTTTCAGAAGAAGCCCCCACAGCTCCTCCAGCCgtggcccagagcagcagcagtgAGGAGGGGGCCAGGGAGGCTGGGTCCCCTGCGCAGGAGTTCAGCAAGTACCAGAAGTCACTTCCTCCCAGATTCCAGCGCCAGCAGCAGCAG GAGCAGCTGTACAAAATGCAGCACTGGCAGCCGGTGTACCCGCCGCCGGCCCCCCCGCAGCGCACCTTCTACCCGCACCATCCCCAGATGCTGGGCTTCGATCCCAGGTGGATGATGATGCCTTCCTACATGGACCCACGAATCCCGCCCACTCGCGCCCCCGTGGACTTCTACCCGTCTGCCCTCCACCCCTCCG GACTGATGAAGCCCATGATGCCCCAGGACGCCCTTGGGGGGACTGGCTGTCGCTCTGAGGACCAGAGCTGCGTGCCCCCACTGCAAGAAAGGAAAGTGGCCGCCCTCGACCCAGCCCCCGTGTGGAGCCCCGAGGGTTACATGGCGTTGCAGAGCAAGGGCTACTCGCTTCCCCAGCCGAAATCCAATGACACTTTGGCCATGGACATGCACGTCAG GAATGAAAGCTCTTACTCTGCCTCACCCGGAAGGTCAGGGGGCGTAGGCGCCCAGCGCGATCTCCttgaggagagaggggaggagttCTTGAGTGCTTTTGACAAGAAGGCCCAAGCAGACTTTGACAGCTGTGTCTCTTCTCAAAGAATAGGCCAGGAGCTTTTGTTTCCACCCCAAGACCATGTTCAGGAAGCAGGTGCTCCTGGGGGTCACACCCCAGACCTCAGGTGTTCCCCGCTGGAGCCCGACTTTGCCCCAGCCGAGAAAAAGCCAGAGTATAGCAATTGGGACGTTAGCCACCCGCCAGAGGCCACCGACACAGCCAACAGCATCGAGAAGGGGGCGCCCCGGGAGGAGCCATCGTTTAACGTCTCCtcctgggagaaggaagggagcccCAACAATCAGCCGCCCCTGCAGCCCGAGTGGACGCCTGAGCCCCGGGGTCCCAGCGGCCAGCACCCGGAGCAGACTGGCAGGACGCGGAGGTCGGGGCCCATCAAGAAGCCCGTGCTGAAAGCCCTCAAGGTAGAGGACAAGGAGAAGGAACTTGAGAAGGTgaagcaggagctgggggaggagggtgccCGCGTGGCCAAGGAGAAGGGGCCGGTTCGCTCGGCGGACAAGGACGAGGACGAAGAGAACGACCCTGCGCTGGCcaattcctccccctcccccttggaGGACCAGGGCCCTGCCCGCACTGGCTTGGGCCGTGAGGCCAGCAGGTGTGAAGAGGATGAGAAGCCCGACAGGGCCTGGGAGAGCAGACCCCCCCGGGAGTCCAGTGACACTCCCCCGACAAAGAGGAACAACTGGATCTTTATTGACGAGGAGCAAGCCTTCGGGGGCCGAGGGCAGGCCCGGGGCCGCGGCCGCGGCTTCCGAGAGTTCACGTTCCGAGGGCGGCCTGTGGGCGGCGGTCCCGGCCTCTGCAGCGGGGGGGTACTCGGGGTGCGTGGCATCTACGGCGGCGGCCCGAGGAGCGGCCGCGGCCGGGGGCTGCGGGACCTCGGCCAGCCGGAAGAGTTCCCCAGGGCTAAGCCGCGGCGGCGAATCGCCAGCGAGACCCACAGCGAGGGCTCCGAGTACGAAGAGCTTCCTAAGCGGCGGCGGCAGCGAGGCTCAGAGAACGGGAACGAAGCCTCGCTCCTGGAGCGGGAGGGCGGTGCCCTGAGGAAGGGGGACTTCAGAGACTCCTGGCGCTCCAGCAAGGTGTGCTCCGAGGACCACAGCAGCCTGGAGGCTAAGAGCCGAGGCCCTCGCGCCTTCGGCCGGGCGCTCCCGCCCCGGCTGAGCAGCTGCGGCTACGGGCGGAGAACCTTCGTGTCCACAGAGGCCGCCCGCTGGCAGAGCAAGAGCCCCGGCGCCTCCTGGCAGGAGTACAGCTCCCCAGACGCGTGCGGGTCCCGGCGACCTGCAGACAGGGACTGTGTCCCCGATGCCTACAGACATGCTGACTCTTTTGGTGCCAGGGCCTTTGAGGACAGCCGCCTGGAGGACAAGAGGCCCTTCTTCCCTGACGACCACACGGCCGacccagaaggcacagagaatcgGCCATTCCGGAGAAGGCGGCCCCCTCGCCAGGACAAGCCACCACGCTTTCGGCGCCTCCGGCAGGAGCGAGAATCCCTAGGCCTCTGGGGGCCCGAGGAGGAGCCCCACCTGCTGGCAGGGCCGTGGCCAGGCCGGCCCAAGCTCTGCCCCGGGGACAAGAGTGGGTCCCCCGAGCTCTCGTACCAGAACTCATCTGATCACGCCAATGAGGAGTGGGAGACAGCCTCCGAGAGCAGCGACTTCAGCGAGAGGCGGGAGCGGCGCGAGGGCCCAGGGGCTGAACCCGACCCCCAGGCAGACGGCAGCCTGCCCGGGGCTGCTGTGGGTGAGAAGAAGGAACTGGCCAAGAGGAGCTTCTCCAGCCAGAGGCCCCTGGCTGACAGGCAGAGCCGAAAGCTGGAGCCGGGGGGGTTTGGGGAGAAGGCGGTTAGGCCAGGTGGTGACCCTTCTCCCCGTTATGAGAGCCAGCAGAATGGGACGCCTTTGAAAGCCAAAAG GTCCCCGGACGAGGCCTTGCCTGGAGGTcttggtggtggcggtggtgggaGCGGCCACTACGCGCTGGAGCGACCCGCCCATGCCACTTCTGACGCCCCCGACGCCCCCTgtgagaaggcagagaaggaggccaAACTGGCTGTTCAGAGGGCGGGTGAACAGGGAGAGACCATGAAACAGTTTGACTTGAACTACGGAA ATTCCATCATTGAAAACTGCGGGtccagccctggggaggagaGCGAAGTGGGCCCCATGACGGGTGAAGGCTTCATCGAGGTCCTCACCAAGAAGCAGCGCCGCCtgctggaggaagagaggaggaggaaggagcaggccgTGCAG ATGCCAGTCAAGGGGCGAGGTCTTTCCTCCCGTATTCCTCCCCGGTTtgctaaaaagcaaaacaacttgTGCCTGGAGCAGAGTGACGTGTCCGTGCCCGGCAGTAGCCTGGGCACCGAGATTTGGGAGAGCAGCAGCCAGG CCCTCCCCGTTCAGACCCCGACCAACGACTCCTGGACAAAAGCCGCCACTGCCTTCAGCAGCGCCGAGCCCGGCTCCACCGAG CAGGGTTTTAAGAGCAGCCAGGGGGACAGCGGCGTTGACCTGAGCGCTGAGTCTCGGGAGTCGTCTGCGACCTCCTCCCAGCGCAGCTCCCCATACGGCACCCTGAAACCGGAGGACATGAGCGGGCCTGGCCTGGAGCCGAAGGCTGACGGCCACAAGGAGCAGGCTCAGAAGCAGTCCGAGCCAAAG GATGCAGAACAAGGGTCAGGACAGAGCAAGGAGCACAGACCGGGACCCATCGGCAACGAGCggtctctgaaaaacagaaaGGGCTCGGAGGGGGCCGACCGGCTGCAGGGGGCTGTCGTCCCACCGGTTAACGGGGTGGAGATTCACGTGGACTCTGTGTTGCCGGTGCCGCCCATTGAATTTGGAGTCAATCCAAAA GACTCTGATTTCAGCTTGCCGCCTGGCTCTGCCTCTGGGCCTGCGGGGAATCCGGTCGTCAAACTTCAGGATGCCTTGGCCAGTAAC GCGGGCTTGGCCCCGAGTATTCCCATCCTCCGGCGCGATCATCACATCCAGAGGGCCATCGGCCTCTCCCAGATGTCCTTCCCCACCGCAGACCTCACCCTGAAG ATGGAGTCTGCACGCAAGGCTTGGGAAAACTCACCCAGTTTGCCGGAGCAGAGCTCTCCCAGTGGGACGGGCTCAGGCATCCAACCCCCGTCGTCTGTGGGAGCCTCCAACGGGGTCAGCTACAGCTCCTTCGGTGGCGTTTCCATGCCGCCCATGCCTGTGGCCTCTGTCGCGCCTTCAGCTTCTCTTCCAG GCAGCCACCTGCCGCCTCTCTACCTGGACGGCCACATGTTCGCAAGTCAGCCCCGGCTGGTTCCCCAGACCATACCTCAGCAGCAGAGTTACCAGCAG GCGGCCGCTGCCCCGCAGATCCCGCTTTCCCTTCACACGTCTCTGCAGGCTCCGGCCCAGCTGGGACTGAGGGGCGGGCTGCCCGCCTCCCAGGCTCAGGAGATCTTCAGCTCCCTGCAGCCCTTCAG ATCTCAGGTGTACATGCACCCCAGCCTGTCACCGCCCAGCACCATGATCCTCTCTGGAGGCACAGCCCTGAAGCCTCCGTACTCGGCGTTCCCAGGCATGCAGCCCTTAGAGATGGTGAAGCCCCAGTCCGGCTCCCCCTACCAGCCCATGAGTGGAAACCAAGCCCTGGTGTACGAGGGCCAGCTGGGCCAGGCTGCTGGCCTGGGCGCCTCCCAGTTGTTGGACTCCCAGCTCCCACAG CAGCTGACGATGCCGCTgccgggctcccagctccccctGCCGCGGTACGGCTCCGGGCAGCAGCCCCTGATTCTGCCACAGTCCATCCAGCTTCCGCAGGGGCAGAGCCTCTCTGTCGGGGCCCCCCGAAGAATCCTTCCACCCGGCTCCCAGCCTTCAGTCCTTAACACCAGCAGAGAG TCCTCTCAGATGGAGCTGAAGGGCTTCCACTTTGCCGACAGTAAACAGAATGTTCCTTCCGGAGGCTCCGTGCCGTCACCGCAGACTTACAG GCCAAACAACGAGTGGATGAAAAACCCAGCCTGGGAGGCGTGA